TCTAATATTTTCTGTTTTTTGCCTTTTAGTTTGTCTAATTCTTGCCAGATTTCTACTGGCATTATCGCTAATCTCATCTTCTGAAATTATTGCATTATTAATAGTTGCAACTAAATCAGGTTCTTCCACCAAAGAATCCATCATTGCCATTATCATAGGGTAATTTTCGTGATTTTCGTCAGATTCTCCAGCGTATCGTTTTATATCATGAACGCTACTTAAGATTTGGCCGATTTTCAACAAAACTTCTGGAACTATGTATCCACCTTTTGATACATGCATTATACTTGCTTTAACATTTATAATCTCATATATCGGAGGATTAGAGAATTTGTAAATCATACTCATTGCTTCATATGTTTCATCTAAACTTTGTCTGATTTCATCCTCTTCAATCATAGGTTCCAATTTATTGGCAATACTTTTCCCCAATTTAGATTTGCAAAGTTTTTCAATTTTATTTTTTATTTCGTCGTATTCAAGTGTGTTTAATGTCTTTTTGTCCATTTATAAAATTCCTTTTTTAAAATGAAATTCATTAGATTTTCCAGTTGCATTTTTGTTTTTTCTAATCGAATATAAGTTAAAATCTATATCATTCTCATCTATCTTAATTCTATCACAAGAATAAATCAAAGAGTAATCATACATCCTTATAACCCTATATTTAGAAAAATCTCCTTCAATATAACAATCATTAAACTTACAAAATTCACAATTTTTCCCATTGCACTTTATTATGCTTGAAAAAGGACAATAAATAGTAACCATATTAATCAAGTTATCTTCAACAACCAATTCATAATTGTAATTTGAATTTTCTACAATTTCTTTAATTTCAGATTTGTTTAATTCAACAGATAAAGTTATTACATTTACTCCCAAATCATTCAAAACTTTTGCTGAGAAAGTATTAAATACATTCATCTGATAGTCACTTACAACAAAATCAGCATTCATATCTCTTGCTATAATGATATCCCCAATGTTATTGATTAAAAGTTTGGATACATTATTTTCTCTGCACCTTTTTATAAACTTATCCGTTTTTTCTTGATTCAAAAATCTTGGAACTCTGACAATATATTGTGATGAGATTTTATCGCTGTAACCATCCACTTCATCTACAAAAACTGTTTTATAACTTGATTTATTAATTCTATTTTTTTCTATCAGATTATCTAAATTTTTCAAATCAACATTTTTTTGTTTTCTATGATTAAAATCAGCTTTTTCTTTCAAATAAAATTCTATGAAATCTCTTCTTATCTGATTTATCTGACTTTTCGATAAAAATAATCCATCATCTAGTATAATCTCCAGCTCAGAAATATTTACTGGATAGTTTCCTGTTTTTAGTACTTGATTACGTATAAATTCGTCATCTATTGGTTTATTTTTTGCCTGATCGCAAATAATATTAGTGTTATATATTAGATCATTTACAAATATTTGAATAGGTTCAGATTTTTTACAGACTAATTGTCAAATCAAATGCAACACCTATGGTAAGAAACCAAAAAGTTCTTCTTTAGGTGTTTTATATTGTATACATTTTCTAGGTCTATTATTCATTAAACTTAAGTTATAATTTAAATCATTAATATTTACTTCCGATAAATCCATACCCTTAGGATAAAACTCCCTTAAAAGTCCATTACTATTTTCATTTGTACCCTTTTGCCATGCACAGTAGGGGTCACAAAAATAAGTTTTACATCCTAACTCTTTTTCTATTTTCTCAAATTCTGAAAATTCTTTACCTCTATCAAAAGTTATTGTTTTCACTAATTCTTTGGGAAAATCTTTTAGTGCATTGATTATTGCAGGTGTTACATTTTCTGATTTTCTATTTTCAACTAGAATTGCTATATAGTATCTAGATTTTCTTTCTGCTAAAGTTACGAAACAGTATCCACTTTTTCTTTTATGATCGAACCTGCCTGATTCTACTGTATCTGCTTCCCAGTGACCTAGCTCTTGCCTTTTGTATATTTCTTTAGGTCTTTTCTTAATAGTTCTGCCTTTATCGTTAAATTTTCCTCTTTTTTCTGCTGGTCTTTTAAATCTTCCTTTTCTTCTCAAATTTTCCATACTGGTTTTTGGCAGTTTTTTTGCGTGTATAAGCCTATATATAGTTGATGTAGATGGTATATGATTAATAGAATTTGTATTTCTATTTGATATTTGTTCAGGTGACCAATGTTCATTAATTTTTATAGTTAAATACTCAATAACATCTTTAGAAAACTTGGTTTTCCTATGACAATCTTTCCTTCTATGACGATATTTGTCATTTGCCTTTATTGGGAAGTATTTAGTGTAACTTCCTCTACTGGATTTTATTTTAGAAGAATTTCTTTTAATTTCTCGAGATATTGTACCAGGTGACCTTTTAAGTGCTTGTGCAATTTTTCTTATACTCATTCCTAAATTTAAAAATTGATAGATACAAGATCTCTCTTCTATGGTAAGATGGTTATAGCTCATAGTTAATCGCTCCTTTTAATATGTTTTGTTTGGTCACTTACATATTAACACAGCTGATTAGCTATGAGTTATTTTATGTTGCACTTGTTATGATAAATTATCTACAAATAAACTTGACTTGTAAATCAAATTCTACATTTTTTTCTTCAGCTGACTCTTCAACTATTTTAATGTGACTAACTCTTTTTACATCGGAATTTTCAAGAGCATCACATATGTTTTTAAATGAAGCTATACTATTTTTCGTATAATTTTCAGTTAATGTCAAAGGAAAAGTATTTTTTCCGTTAGAAAGTATTAGAATATCTTTCTTGAATACATCTTCTGTAAATTTAATTTTTCCTTTTCCTAATACTTTTCCTATTGTGTTACCTTTAATTTGATTTTTCCTACCAAGTTCAACGTAATTGCATCCATTTGTATTGTTGATTAAACCTTTTGTAAATCCACGATTTTTAACTTCGTCTAAATAATAATCGTATTTACCTTTGTCTAATTTTTCTCTGTAAGATTTTACAATAGAGTACACGTATTCCTTGGATTTCATTCTTCCTTCGATTTTCAAACTATCACAGTATTTTGCGATTTCTTCGACATTATCAATAGTACACAAATCTTTTGGACTGAGATAAGACAGCTTTGAATTAATAGTTTCATTATCTAAAATAATCTTATAATCTTTCCTACAAGGTTGAGCACATCTTCCTCTATTTGCACTTCTATCACCATTTAATGAACTCATCAAGCATTGCCCCGATTGGCACACACATAATGATCCATGAATGAAAACTTCTATTTCAATGTCACAGTTTTTCCTAATATTTTTTAATTCTTCTAAATCAGTTTCCCTAGCCAATACTATTCTTTTGAAACCAAGTTCTTTGGCAATTAATGCCCCATTCAAATTGTTAATGTTCATTTGAGTAGATTCATGTAAGTTCAAATCTGGAAATAACTTGTTTACAAGATATGCCAGACCAATATCTTGCACAATTAGTGCATCAATATCGATGTTGTATAATCTGTTTACATAATCAATTGCCTTGTGAATTTCTGATTGTTTTATAAGAGTGTTTAATGTTACATAAACTTTTACGTTTCTTAAATGGCAGTATTTTACAACTTCCTTAACATCTTCTACAGTAAAATTCTCAGCATAAGCTCTTGCGGAAAATTCTTTTGTTCCAAGATAAATCGCATCAGTTCCTGCACGGACACTAGCTTTTACCATGTCCCAATTTCCACAAGGAGCTAATATTTCACTAATCAATGATTTCATCCCTTTGATAATCCATTAAAATATTTTCTAGCTTATTTTTTTCAAACGCTAATTTGTTATATTCGTCTTTTAAATCTTTGTATTTTTGAGATATATCATCATTTTCTGTTTCGTAAAATTCAATTTGCTTTTTCAAATCATCTGTAGTTTTCTTTTCTTGTTTGAGTTTTGTATTTAAATCTGATGCTTTTTGTTCATATTGCACTTTAATTTCATTAGCGTATTTTTCAGCTTTTTCCCTTATATCTTCTTTTTCCTTTTCAGAATTTTCTTTAATTTCATTGTATTGTTTAGTCATTTGTTTTAAGTTTGTTTCTTTAATAACTAAATTTTGATACAATTTTTCGCAATCAGATTTTAATTTAGAATAGTCCATAATAATTGGATCATTCTCTTTTTTGTATTCATTTAATTCAGTTGTTAAATTATCGTGAGTTTCTGCCAAATTCATAAGAGCTAAGATAGTTGCATTCAAAGTCGTTAATTTTGAATTTCTGTTTTTACAATCTGCAATATCTTTGTTTATTTTCTCAACTATCTTATCTGTTTCTTCTTTAGATTTTTCAGTAACAATATTGTAAGTTGAACCTTGAATTACAACTTGTAATTTGTTCATATACATTCCTACTTTCTCAATGTTGCGTTGAATTTTTGTTCTAATGAATTTAATATTTCTTCTTGTATTTTTTCAATAGTTTTGTCTTTTAATGTTTCATCTTTTGATTGATATATAATTCTGTAAGCTAAGCTCTTCTTATCATTATCAACATGTTCACCTTTATATTCATCGAACAAGTAAACATCTTTAATGATACCATTAGAATGGTTTAGAATTTCTTTTTCAATTTCAATACTTTCTAATTCTCTATCTACAACAAGAGCTATATCTCTTTCAATTGAAGGGTATTTGCTAATTGGTGAGTAAATCTTTTTGAAATCCATGTGTTTAATTAATTCTGTAAAATGAATTTCTCCAACATAAACTCTATTATCAAAGTCATAGTTGTCTCTTACTTCATAACTGATTTCACCAAATGTTGCAATCAATTCACCATGTACCAATATATCAGCACATCTACCGCTGTGGTAAGTTTTATTATCTTTGTTTTTTATGATTTCATAATTTTCAATTCCCAATTCGTTAAATAATGCCAAAATCATAGATCTAACATCGTAGAAATCATAATCTCCATACATTCCCAAAGCTAATTTTTTAGTTTCTATTCTTTCGTTTCCGACCAAGTGGAAAGTATTGCCCAATTCATATACGCAAATATCTTTGATTTTATTTTTATAATTCTTAGATAGTATATCCAAAATATTTGGTATAATTGTGGATCTCATCACAGAGAAATCTTCTCCTAGTGGATTGATTAGTTTAATCAATTTATCATCATCCATTTCAACCATCGCTTTAGAATAAGATTTTGGGCTTATGAACGAATAAGACAACACTTCAAAAGTATTCATAGAATACAAAGCTTTTTTAGTATTATCTATAGCAATTCTTTCTTCACTCTTAACCCCTCTCTTTAGTTTTCCGATAAGAGGTTTCGCGCCAATTTTCTCAAATGTGTAAATTCTTCCAACTTCTTCAATTAAATCTTGATAAATCGAAACGTCTTGTCTGTGGAATGGAACTTTAACTTTGATTTTTTCATCGTCTTCTGACACAATTTTAAATTCCAATAATTGTAATATATTTTTAATTTCATCGTTCGAAATATCAGATCCTAATAAATCATTGCATTTTTTGAATGATAGTTCTACATCTTCTAATTTTTCTTCACATGTAATCACATCTATAGAGTTGTTAATCACAGTGGCATTTGTAATATCTTCAATTAATTTACAAACTCTCAATGATGCTAAATCACATAATTGTTGGCTTACACCCTTTTCAAATCTTGTAGAAGCATCAGTTCTTAATGCTAATCTTCGTGATGAAAGTCTAATTGTATCGCTATCAAAACTTGCAGCTTCAATAAGCACATTAGTAGTATTTGATGTTATTTCCGAATCAAAACCACCCATAATTCCAGCAATACCTAATGTGTTTTCACCGTCACAAATTATTATATCATCTGATAATTCACGTTCAACATCGTCTAATGTTGTGAATTTTTGTGAACCAGATTCTTTTACGATAATTTTCTTATCTGCGATTTTATCCAAATCATAGGCGTGAATTGGTTGACCAGTTTCCAACATTACAAAATTTGTAATATCAACTATATTGTTAATAGGTCTAATTCCAGATTGAATAAGTCTATTTTTTAACCATTGTGGACTATCTGCTATTTTTACATTTTTTACAACTCTAGCCACATAACGAGTACACTTGTCAGTTTGAATATCAACAGAATTTACATAATCATTGATATCTTCTTCAAATTTTTTGATTTCTATAGAAGGATATTTGATTTTCTTTCCGAAAGAGGCAGCATATTCTCTTGCCATTCCTAATACGGACAAACAATCTGGTCTGTTCGGAGTGATTTCAAACTCAATTATAGGCTCATTGATTTCAAGTGCATTAGTAACAGTTTCACCCATTTTGTTTTCAGATAAAACAGCAATTCCATCTTTTGAATTTTTGTCTACAACTGAAGTTTCAAATCCCATTTCTTCAAAACTTGTTAACATTCCAGGGCTCATGATTCCTTTAAGATCAGCTTTTTTTAAAACAATGTCTCCAGGAAGAGTTGCCCCTACTTGTGCATAACAAACAAACATATCCTCTTTGATATTTTTTGCACCTGTAACTACTTCGATATCTGAATTTCCAGTATCTAACGTAACTATAGATAATCTATCGGCATTTGGATGCTTATCAATTTTTTTTATTTTAGCTACAATTAATTTGTCGTTTAAATATTTACTTTTATCTATAAGCGATTCAACGTGACTTCCTGTTTCAGAAAGTCTGTCTGTAATAGTTTTTATTGATTCGTCTACATCGACGTAATCTTTTAGCCAATTAATAGGTAATAACATATTTCCTCCTAGAATTGTTCCAAAAATCTCTTATCGTTATCGTACAACAATCTTATATTGTCGATTTTGTGTTTTACCATTGTAATCCTGTCAACTCCCATACCAAATGCAAATCCAGTATAAACTTCAGGATCTATTCCACAATTTCTTAAAACATTTGGATGAACCATTCCACATCCTAAAAG
This Finegoldia magna ATCC 53516 DNA region includes the following protein-coding sequences:
- a CDS encoding U32 family peptidase, yielding MKEKADFNHRKQKNVDLKNLDNLIEKNRINKSSYKTVFVDEVDGYSDKISSQYIVRVPRFLNQEKTDKFIKRCRENNVSKLLINNIGDIIIARDMNADFVVSDYQMNVFNTFSAKVLNDLGVNVITLSVELNKSEIKEIVENSNYNYELVVEDNLINMVTIYCPFSSIIKCNGKNCEFCKFNDCYIEGDFSKYRVIRMYDYSLIYSCDRIKIDENDIDFNLYSIRKNKNATGKSNEFHFKKGIL
- a CDS encoding IS30 family transposase; translated protein: MSYNHLTIEERSCIYQFLNLGMSIRKIAQALKRSPGTISREIKRNSSKIKSSRGSYTKYFPIKANDKYRHRRKDCHRKTKFSKDVIEYLTIKINEHWSPEQISNRNTNSINHIPSTSTIYRLIHAKKLPKTSMENLRRKGRFKRPAEKRGKFNDKGRTIKKRPKEIYKRQELGHWEADTVESGRFDHKRKSGYCFVTLAERKSRYYIAILVENRKSENVTPAIINALKDFPKELVKTITFDRGKEFSEFEKIEKELGCKTYFCDPYCAWQKGTNENSNGLLREFYPKGMDLSEVNINDLNYNLSLMNNRPRKCIQYKTPKEELFGFLP
- a CDS encoding peptidase U32 family protein, with the protein product MISEILAPCGNWDMVKASVRAGTDAIYLGTKEFSARAYAENFTVEDVKEVVKYCHLRNVKVYVTLNTLIKQSEIHKAIDYVNRLYNIDIDALIVQDIGLAYLVNKLFPDLNLHESTQMNINNLNGALIAKELGFKRIVLARETDLEELKNIRKNCDIEIEVFIHGSLCVCQSGQCLMSSLNGDRSANRGRCAQPCRKDYKIILDNETINSKLSYLSPKDLCTIDNVEEIAKYCDSLKIEGRMKSKEYVYSIVKSYREKLDKGKYDYYLDEVKNRGFTKGLINNTNGCNYVELGRKNQIKGNTIGKVLGKGKIKFTEDVFKKDILILSNGKNTFPLTLTENYTKNSIASFKNICDALENSDVKRVSHIKIVEESAEEKNVEFDLQVKFICR
- a CDS encoding cell division protein ZapA: MNKLQVVIQGSTYNIVTEKSKEETDKIVEKINKDIADCKNRNSKLTTLNATILALMNLAETHDNLTTELNEYKKENDPIIMDYSKLKSDCEKLYQNLVIKETNLKQMTKQYNEIKENSEKEKEDIREKAEKYANEIKVQYEQKASDLNTKLKQEKKTTDDLKKQIEFYETENDDISQKYKDLKDEYNKLAFEKNKLENILMDYQRDEIID
- the pheT gene encoding phenylalanine--tRNA ligase subunit beta, which codes for MLLPINWLKDYVDVDESIKTITDRLSETGSHVESLIDKSKYLNDKLIVAKIKKIDKHPNADRLSIVTLDTGNSDIEVVTGAKNIKEDMFVCYAQVGATLPGDIVLKKADLKGIMSPGMLTSFEEMGFETSVVDKNSKDGIAVLSENKMGETVTNALEINEPIIEFEITPNRPDCLSVLGMAREYAASFGKKIKYPSIEIKKFEEDINDYVNSVDIQTDKCTRYVARVVKNVKIADSPQWLKNRLIQSGIRPINNIVDITNFVMLETGQPIHAYDLDKIADKKIIVKESGSQKFTTLDDVERELSDDIIICDGENTLGIAGIMGGFDSEITSNTTNVLIEAASFDSDTIRLSSRRLALRTDASTRFEKGVSQQLCDLASLRVCKLIEDITNATVINNSIDVITCEEKLEDVELSFKKCNDLLGSDISNDEIKNILQLLEFKIVSEDDEKIKVKVPFHRQDVSIYQDLIEEVGRIYTFEKIGAKPLIGKLKRGVKSEERIAIDNTKKALYSMNTFEVLSYSFISPKSYSKAMVEMDDDKLIKLINPLGEDFSVMRSTIIPNILDILSKNYKNKIKDICVYELGNTFHLVGNERIETKKLALGMYGDYDFYDVRSMILALFNELGIENYEIIKNKDNKTYHSGRCADILVHGELIATFGEISYEVRDNYDFDNRVYVGEIHFTELIKHMDFKKIYSPISKYPSIERDIALVVDRELESIEIEKEILNHSNGIIKDVYLFDEYKGEHVDNDKKSLAYRIIYQSKDETLKDKTIEKIQEEILNSLEQKFNATLRK